In a single window of the Prochlorococcus marinus str. AS9601 genome:
- a CDS encoding aldo/keto reductase, producing MIINSQKRSFGKGAKVSLFTLGTMRGTESLEKMYSIIKNAYYVGINHIETAPSYGDAESLIGNSIKKLAIEENIKEKNWVITSKVLPKGDFDFLKNNFKKSLKNLNREKINNLAIHGLNLKQHLDWALVGEGKKFISWILEKELVDQVGFSSHGSYSLIKDAINCEVFNFCSLHLHYLDQSKISLAEEAIKKGMGVLAISPADKGGKLYSPSDILIEASKPFHPLELAYRFLLAKGVTTLSLGAANKKDFEFAYKLRNSFDKLTKLEKSALNKIEEVSNERLNSTKCEQCRSCLPCPNEVPIPEILRLRNISIGYGQIEFSKERYNLIGKAGHWWEEKNSSFCQECNECVPKCPSKLDIPNLLTEAHNLLTENPTKRLWG from the coding sequence ATGATTATTAATTCACAAAAAAGATCATTTGGGAAAGGGGCGAAAGTGAGCCTATTCACTTTAGGGACAATGCGAGGAACTGAAAGTCTTGAAAAAATGTATAGCATAATAAAAAATGCATATTATGTAGGAATTAATCACATAGAAACAGCACCCTCTTATGGTGATGCTGAATCACTTATTGGAAATTCAATAAAAAAATTAGCAATAGAAGAGAATATAAAAGAAAAAAATTGGGTAATTACTTCCAAAGTTTTACCAAAGGGTGATTTTGACTTTTTAAAAAATAATTTTAAAAAGTCTCTTAAAAATTTAAATCGCGAGAAAATTAATAATCTTGCAATTCACGGACTCAACTTAAAACAACATCTAGATTGGGCTCTTGTTGGAGAGGGTAAGAAATTCATATCTTGGATACTTGAAAAGGAACTAGTTGATCAAGTTGGTTTTAGTTCTCACGGAAGTTATTCACTAATTAAAGATGCAATTAACTGTGAAGTTTTTAATTTTTGTAGTCTTCACTTACATTATTTAGATCAATCTAAGATTTCTTTAGCGGAGGAAGCTATAAAAAAAGGTATGGGAGTTTTAGCAATATCACCTGCTGATAAAGGTGGTAAATTGTATTCTCCAAGTGATATTTTAATAGAGGCCTCTAAGCCTTTTCATCCATTAGAATTAGCGTATCGATTTCTGCTCGCAAAAGGCGTTACAACTTTATCCTTGGGGGCGGCAAACAAAAAAGATTTTGAATTTGCATATAAACTTAGAAATTCATTCGATAAGCTTACAAAACTTGAAAAAAGCGCCCTTAATAAAATTGAGGAAGTTTCTAATGAAAGATTAAACTCAACCAAATGTGAACAATGTAGATCTTGTCTTCCATGTCCAAATGAAGTGCCTATTCCAGAAATACTTCGTTTAAGAAATATATCTATTGGTTATGGCCAAATAGAATTTTCAAAAGAAAGATACAATTTAATAGGAAAAGCTGGCCACTGGTGGGAAGAAAAAAATTCCTCATTTTGTCAAGAATGTAATGAATGTGTTCCTAAATGTCCTAGTAAATTAGACATACCAAATTTATTAACGGAAGCCCATAACTTATTAACTGAAAATCCTACAAAAAGATTATGGGGATAA
- a CDS encoding riboflavin synthase has product MFTGIIQSVGKLRQEKNIVEIEIIDNLFDIAIGDSIAVDGICLTVKEIFQNKFTVDVSEETLKKTTLGVKLNLNQIVNLEPALRVSDRLGGHIVSGHVDGLGTVENIEKLEKSWLLSIKWKNKNFSKYVVNKGSICVNGISLTIAKYEQEGEIFTIAIIPHTWHNTNLNKLNIGDSVNLEADALIKYVEKLLLFNKNSNQDLSSKNISSEWLKENGW; this is encoded by the coding sequence ATGTTTACAGGAATAATTCAGTCAGTAGGAAAACTAAGACAAGAAAAAAATATTGTAGAAATTGAAATTATAGATAATTTATTTGATATTGCAATCGGTGACAGCATAGCTGTTGATGGAATTTGTTTGACAGTTAAAGAGATTTTTCAAAATAAATTTACTGTTGATGTTAGTGAGGAGACATTAAAAAAAACAACTTTAGGAGTAAAGTTGAACCTGAATCAGATTGTTAATTTGGAGCCCGCTCTTAGGGTGTCTGACCGTCTAGGAGGGCATATAGTTAGCGGACATGTTGATGGCCTTGGAACAGTTGAAAATATAGAAAAATTAGAGAAATCTTGGCTCTTATCAATAAAGTGGAAAAATAAAAATTTTTCAAAATATGTAGTTAATAAAGGAAGTATTTGTGTAAATGGTATTAGTCTTACGATTGCAAAATATGAGCAGGAAGGAGAAATATTTACTATTGCGATAATTCCTCATACTTGGCATAACACAAATCTGAATAAATTAAATATCGGTGACAGTGTTAACCTTGAGGCAGATGCACTAATTAAATATGTAGAGAAATTACTTTTATTTAATAAAAATAGTAATCAAGATTTATCTTCAAAAAATATTTCTTCCGAGTGGCTTAAAGAAAACGGTTGGTAA
- the topA gene encoding type I DNA topoisomerase, with protein MDHTLVIVESPTKAKTIRKFLPSNYEVLASMGHVRDLPKGAAEIPASVKKEKWSRIGVNTTEDFEPLYIVPKDKKKVVKELKDALKGATQLLLATDEDREGESISWHLLQILKPKIPTKRMVFHEITKKAINKALDQTREIDMELVQAQETRRILDRLFGYELSPLLWKKVAPRLSAGRVQSVSVRLLVRRERERRSFKKASYWGIKASLVKDNITFETKLFSLKGQRICNGSDFDEQTGKLKEGNKSLIIGEEQVNDLLNTFSSEDWLVSKIEKKPSTRKPVPPFTTSTLQQEANRKLRLSSRETMRCAQGLYERGFITYMRTDSVHLSEQATRAARECVSSMYGKEYLSNSPRQFNSTARNAQEAHEAIRPAGEVFKTPKETNLTGRDLSLYDLIWKRTVASQMAEARLTMINAEISVGYGLFKSSGKSIDFPGFFRAYVEGSDDPSSSLEQQEIILPNLTTGTCLEVTSKESTFHETKPPARYTEAALVKVLEKEGIGRPSTYASIIGTIVDRGYANISSNTLAPTFTAFAVTALLEEHFPDLVDTTFTAKMESSLDEISSGNLEWLPYLETFYKGKNGLEIKVQKTEGNIDGKAYRQVDFEDLPCVVRIGSNGPWLEGTKIDESGNEIQAKGNLPMDITPGDLDIKQVDQILSGPSDLGTDPKTGEKVFLRFGPYGPYVQLGNNDQDKAKPRRASLPKELKTDDLTLDEALVLLSLPRLLGAHPEGGVVEADRGRFGPYIKWIKNENESENRSLKKEDDVFRVDIKRALEILAMPKMGRGGQEVLKDFGKPKEFKEKIQILNGRYGVYLKCGKTNVSIAKDTDIEKFTIDEAVSLLEEKLKDKKGAILKKTKISNKKTSRKKKS; from the coding sequence TTGGATCACACACTTGTTATTGTTGAAAGTCCCACCAAAGCAAAAACTATAAGAAAGTTTTTGCCATCTAATTATGAAGTTCTCGCTTCAATGGGACATGTAAGAGATCTTCCAAAAGGAGCTGCTGAAATACCTGCTTCGGTTAAAAAGGAAAAATGGTCAAGGATAGGAGTTAATACAACAGAAGATTTTGAACCACTTTATATAGTTCCAAAAGATAAGAAAAAGGTTGTTAAAGAGTTAAAAGATGCATTGAAAGGTGCGACCCAGCTATTACTTGCAACTGATGAAGATAGAGAGGGAGAGAGTATTAGCTGGCATCTCCTGCAAATTCTTAAGCCTAAAATACCAACTAAGAGAATGGTTTTTCATGAAATCACAAAAAAGGCAATTAATAAAGCTTTAGATCAAACAAGAGAAATTGATATGGAACTTGTTCAGGCTCAAGAAACAAGAAGAATCCTAGACAGGCTTTTTGGATATGAATTATCTCCTTTACTTTGGAAGAAGGTAGCCCCCCGACTATCTGCTGGTCGTGTTCAATCTGTTTCTGTAAGACTTCTTGTTAGGAGAGAGAGAGAAAGAAGATCCTTTAAAAAAGCTAGTTACTGGGGGATTAAAGCTTCCTTAGTAAAAGATAATATTACTTTCGAAACTAAATTATTCAGTTTAAAAGGTCAAAGAATTTGTAACGGTTCCGATTTCGACGAACAAACCGGTAAATTAAAAGAAGGAAACAAATCTTTAATAATTGGAGAAGAACAAGTAAATGATTTATTGAATACTTTTTCCTCTGAGGATTGGTTAGTCTCAAAAATCGAAAAAAAGCCATCCACTCGTAAGCCAGTTCCTCCATTTACAACAAGCACATTACAACAAGAAGCAAATAGGAAGCTTCGTTTGTCTTCAAGAGAAACTATGAGATGTGCACAAGGGCTATATGAGAGAGGTTTCATAACATATATGAGAACTGATTCAGTTCATCTCTCCGAACAAGCCACAAGAGCTGCTAGAGAATGTGTCAGTTCTATGTATGGGAAAGAATATTTATCTAACTCACCAAGACAATTTAATTCAACTGCAAGAAATGCTCAAGAAGCACACGAAGCTATTAGGCCTGCAGGTGAGGTATTTAAAACACCAAAGGAAACTAATTTAACTGGTAGAGACTTATCACTTTACGATTTAATTTGGAAAAGAACTGTAGCTAGTCAAATGGCGGAAGCTAGGTTAACAATGATTAATGCTGAAATTAGCGTAGGGTATGGATTATTTAAATCGAGCGGGAAAAGTATTGATTTCCCAGGATTCTTCAGAGCTTATGTCGAGGGAAGTGATGATCCAAGTTCATCCCTTGAACAACAAGAAATTATTCTCCCAAACTTAACAACTGGAACATGTCTTGAAGTTACTAGTAAGGAATCTACTTTTCATGAAACTAAGCCTCCTGCAAGATATACAGAGGCTGCATTAGTTAAAGTTCTTGAAAAAGAAGGGATTGGAAGACCCTCTACCTATGCCAGCATTATTGGGACCATAGTTGATAGAGGTTATGCGAATATATCTTCCAATACTTTGGCTCCAACGTTTACAGCTTTTGCTGTTACTGCTCTATTAGAAGAACATTTTCCTGATCTGGTTGATACTACTTTTACTGCAAAAATGGAATCTTCATTGGATGAAATATCTTCAGGCAATCTTGAGTGGCTACCATACCTCGAAACTTTCTATAAAGGTAAAAATGGTTTGGAGATAAAGGTTCAGAAAACAGAGGGTAATATTGATGGTAAAGCTTATAGACAAGTTGATTTCGAAGACCTTCCTTGCGTAGTCAGAATAGGCTCAAACGGACCTTGGTTAGAGGGTACAAAAATTGATGAATCTGGAAATGAAATTCAGGCTAAAGGTAATCTTCCAATGGATATTACTCCTGGTGATTTAGACATTAAACAAGTTGATCAAATCTTAAGTGGCCCATCGGATCTTGGAACTGATCCAAAAACCGGGGAAAAAGTCTTTTTAAGATTTGGTCCTTATGGACCTTACGTTCAATTAGGAAATAATGATCAAGATAAAGCTAAACCAAGGAGAGCCTCATTACCCAAAGAGTTGAAAACTGATGACCTAACTCTAGATGAGGCTCTTGTACTTTTAAGTTTGCCTAGATTGTTAGGAGCTCATCCTGAAGGAGGAGTTGTTGAGGCTGATAGAGGAAGATTTGGCCCGTATATCAAATGGATTAAAAATGAAAATGAATCTGAAAACAGATCCTTAAAGAAAGAGGATGATGTTTTTAGAGTTGATATAAAACGAGCATTAGAAATTCTTGCGATGCCAAAAATGGGTAGAGGTGGTCAAGAGGTACTTAAAGACTTTGGAAAACCAAAAGAATTTAAAGAAAAAATTCAAATATTAAATGGAAGATATGGCGTCTATTTAAAATGTGGCAAAACTAATGTATCGATTGCCAAAGATACTGACATAGAAAAATTTACCATAGATGAAGCAGTATCTCTTTTAGAAGAAAAACTAAAAGATAAAAAAGGTGCAATTTTAAAGAAAACAAAGATTAGTAATAAAAAAACTTCAAGGAAAAAGAAAAGTTAG
- a CDS encoding cytochrome c oxidase subunit 3, with protein sequence MTTLDSSKEIQKNNSEVNETHEDFRMFGLVTFLIADGMTFAGFFAAYLTYKAVNPLPDGAIYELELPIPTLNTILLLVSSATFHKAGKALLKDKNSDSQKWLFITASLGIIFLICQLFEYFHLPFGLTDNLFASTFYALTGFHGLHVTLGTLMILIIAWQSRINGGRLTSQNMFPLEAVELYWHFVDGIWVILFIILYLL encoded by the coding sequence ATGACAACTCTAGATAGCTCAAAAGAAATTCAAAAAAATAATTCTGAAGTTAATGAAACACATGAAGACTTCAGAATGTTTGGTCTTGTAACTTTCCTAATTGCGGACGGAATGACTTTTGCTGGATTCTTTGCTGCTTATCTAACTTATAAAGCAGTAAATCCATTACCTGATGGTGCTATTTATGAATTAGAACTACCAATACCTACACTAAATACGATTTTGTTACTTGTTAGTAGTGCAACTTTCCATAAAGCAGGCAAAGCACTTTTAAAAGATAAAAACTCTGATTCCCAAAAATGGTTATTTATTACTGCTTCTCTTGGCATTATATTTTTAATATGTCAATTATTTGAATATTTTCATTTACCTTTTGGATTAACCGATAATTTATTTGCAAGTACTTTTTATGCTCTTACTGGTTTTCATGGATTACATGTCACTTTAGGAACTTTAATGATTTTAATTATTGCTTGGCAATCGAGAATCAATGGCGGAAGATTAACTAGTCAAAATATGTTCCCCTTAGAAGCTGTTGAATTGTACTGGCATTTTGTAGATGGAATATGGGTTATTTTATTTATTATCTTGTATCTTTTATAA
- the cobT gene encoding nicotinate mononucleotide-dependent phosphoribosyltransferase CobT: MYSKELGINFFGNESNKKRQLNKIEILKKNIKNLKIFLIIAGTNTSQIPGISAAGINAKSRRKTALADAEFLLEGASKDHKYKLPLLNAGVTPALISHVCSKLINIYPVIVPLGIGAKPYFNHLDVEDRNLGPSNCLTTGKSMTKERVLNLYEKGLAIGKSLQQPVLISESVPGGTTTAQAVMEAFGLQVSNLVGSSLFKAPRELRRKVVKRGLFNANFKANFDSFDVVAAVGDPFQAFSMGLLIGARLAKQPVILSGGSQMLAIILLVLEFLDEKHKDEFIEDVFIATTGWLVKDNSLNDLVNLINEKYDVKLLGLASPLNFKSSKYKELRDYELGHVKEGVGAGGISLLAFLDGFKNEEIVSLCQLNLEMMKDLGQISLEKDC, encoded by the coding sequence ATGTACAGTAAAGAATTAGGGATAAATTTTTTTGGTAATGAATCCAATAAAAAAAGACAACTTAATAAGATAGAAATACTGAAAAAGAATATTAAAAATTTAAAAATATTTCTTATAATTGCTGGCACTAATACATCTCAAATTCCAGGAATTTCCGCAGCAGGTATTAATGCAAAATCAAGGAGAAAAACTGCGCTCGCAGATGCCGAATTTTTGCTTGAGGGTGCTTCAAAAGATCATAAATATAAATTGCCTCTTCTCAATGCAGGAGTAACTCCGGCCCTAATCAGTCATGTTTGTTCAAAGCTTATAAATATTTATCCAGTTATTGTCCCTTTGGGAATAGGAGCAAAGCCTTATTTTAATCATTTGGATGTAGAAGATAGAAATTTGGGCCCATCAAATTGTCTTACTACTGGTAAATCGATGACTAAAGAGAGAGTTTTAAATCTCTATGAAAAAGGTCTTGCCATAGGAAAATCCTTACAACAACCAGTTTTAATTTCTGAATCTGTTCCGGGGGGCACCACAACTGCTCAGGCAGTAATGGAAGCTTTTGGTTTACAGGTATCTAATTTAGTAGGGAGTAGTTTATTTAAAGCTCCAAGAGAATTAAGAAGAAAAGTAGTTAAAAGAGGACTTTTCAATGCAAATTTCAAGGCTAATTTTGACTCTTTTGATGTTGTCGCGGCTGTAGGTGATCCTTTCCAAGCTTTCTCAATGGGTCTATTAATTGGTGCCAGGTTAGCAAAACAACCTGTAATATTGTCTGGAGGAAGTCAGATGTTAGCGATCATTTTGCTTGTCTTAGAATTTTTAGATGAAAAACACAAAGATGAATTTATTGAAGATGTTTTTATTGCGACAACTGGGTGGCTTGTGAAAGATAATTCTCTAAATGATTTAGTAAATCTAATTAATGAAAAATATGATGTCAAATTATTAGGTTTAGCCAGTCCTTTAAATTTCAAATCTTCAAAATACAAAGAATTGAGGGATTATGAATTAGGTCATGTAAAAGAAGGTGTAGGTGCTGGTGGAATATCATTGCTTGCTTTCTTAGATGGATTTAAAAATGAAGAAATAGTTTCATTGTGTCAACTAAATCTGGAAATGATGAAGGACCTAGGTCAAATTTCTTTAGAGAAGGATTGCTGA
- a CDS encoding AbrB family transcriptional regulator yields the protein MLEGKELLEKAKLLSKKSEDEIARGCGYIGPSGRILRKSFYRALIEAKGYKIGNGRQGKNGTRASRGRQTEFKTKVHGNGNLLIGHAYTKKLGLQPGQEFKIDLKKESKTIYLIPLN from the coding sequence ATGCTAGAAGGAAAAGAACTTCTTGAAAAAGCAAAATTATTAAGTAAAAAATCTGAAGATGAGATAGCAAGAGGTTGTGGGTATATAGGTCCTAGTGGAAGAATCTTAAGAAAAAGTTTTTATAGGGCGCTTATTGAAGCTAAGGGTTACAAAATAGGAAATGGTCGTCAGGGGAAAAATGGTACTAGAGCTTCAAGAGGTAGACAGACAGAATTCAAAACTAAAGTTCATGGCAATGGGAACCTATTAATTGGTCATGCCTACACCAAAAAATTAGGTCTACAACCTGGTCAGGAATTTAAAATCGATCTTAAAAAAGAATCAAAAACAATTTATCTGATTCCACTAAATTAA
- a CDS encoding DUF2232 domain-containing protein translates to MKITSKTEALNIVETSYLASLSSLLWVALYYLPIGGALLRLILPLPMILLHLRRGSKIALEGLLIQFLLLFIIMGPVRGTLFLFPYGILAFWLGWCWFKEKSWKLSLTGGVVIGTLGFLLRVIALSTLVGDNLWVLITRASYGLIEKFIGLFNLPLYPSILSIQFGAILLIIFQEIVYVLTVHVVAYCLFPRFKLTIPDPPRLLNSLVDFNN, encoded by the coding sequence ATGAAAATAACATCAAAAACTGAAGCATTAAATATTGTCGAAACCTCTTATTTAGCATCTCTTTCGTCTTTATTATGGGTTGCATTATATTATCTGCCAATTGGGGGAGCTTTATTAAGGTTGATTTTGCCTCTCCCAATGATCTTGTTGCACTTGAGAAGAGGATCTAAAATTGCATTGGAAGGACTTTTAATACAATTTCTACTTTTATTCATAATTATGGGTCCTGTTAGAGGAACTTTATTTTTATTTCCTTATGGTATCTTGGCTTTTTGGTTAGGTTGGTGTTGGTTTAAAGAAAAGAGTTGGAAACTTAGTTTAACTGGGGGAGTTGTTATTGGAACCCTTGGCTTCTTACTAAGAGTAATAGCATTATCTACGTTGGTAGGAGATAATCTTTGGGTCCTAATTACTCGAGCGAGTTATGGTCTAATAGAAAAGTTCATTGGATTATTTAATTTACCTTTATATCCCTCAATTTTGAGTATACAATTTGGTGCAATTTTATTAATAATTTTTCAAGAAATAGTTTATGTCTTAACGGTACATGTAGTTGCCTATTGTCTTTTTCCTAGATTTAAATTAACCATCCCAGATCCTCCAAGATTATTAAATAGCTTAGTTGATTTTAATAATTAA
- a CDS encoding NAD(P)H-quinone oxidoreductase subunit N gives MPNEIFTINLNAQAIIPEAFILLGIVGTLLVDLAGEKTASKWAPIICYLSIGSSLVSLALQWSNPVENAFLGSFNSDNLAIAFRAIISLSTLISLLISWRYTEQSGSPIGEFAAIVLSATLGAMLLCGSTDLISVFISLETLSVASYLLSGYLKRDPRSSEAALKYLLVGSAAAAVYLYGSSFLYGLSGSTNLATIGLEIINKPSFITSLALVFVLSTVAFKIAAVPFHQWTPDVYEGSPTPVVAFLSVGSKTAGFAFAIRILSTTFSSFDEEWKLLFTILAILSMALGNVVALAQTSMKRMLAYSSIGQAGFVMIGIVSGTQDGLSAAVLYLAAYLFMNLGAFSCVILFSLRTGSDRILDYSGLYQKDPLITLGLSLCLLSLGGLPPMLGFFGKIYLFFAGWANHQYLLVIVGLVTSVISIYYYISVIKMMVVKEPQEASEIVKSYPEINWGIEGLPPLRIALYTCVAVTALGGILSNPLFKLANTAVSETPFLQDIIAIANNIS, from the coding sequence GTGCCCAACGAAATCTTTACAATTAATTTAAATGCTCAAGCCATTATTCCAGAGGCTTTTATTTTACTAGGTATTGTTGGAACACTTCTTGTAGATTTAGCTGGAGAAAAAACTGCATCGAAGTGGGCACCAATAATTTGCTATTTGTCAATCGGAAGCTCTCTTGTTAGCTTGGCATTGCAGTGGAGTAATCCGGTAGAAAACGCATTCCTTGGATCCTTTAATTCAGATAATTTGGCAATCGCATTTAGAGCAATAATTTCTTTATCAACCTTGATTTCTTTACTTATAAGTTGGCGGTATACAGAACAAAGTGGAAGCCCAATTGGAGAGTTTGCTGCGATAGTTCTTTCAGCCACACTTGGAGCAATGCTTTTATGTGGATCTACTGACCTTATTAGTGTATTTATTTCTCTTGAAACTTTATCTGTAGCAAGCTACTTACTTTCTGGCTACCTCAAGAGAGATCCAAGAAGTTCAGAAGCGGCCTTAAAATACCTCCTTGTCGGATCAGCTGCTGCTGCTGTCTATTTGTATGGATCCTCTTTTCTTTATGGATTAAGTGGTTCAACAAACTTAGCGACAATAGGTTTAGAGATTATCAATAAGCCATCCTTCATAACTTCACTAGCACTTGTATTTGTCTTATCAACAGTTGCATTTAAAATTGCTGCTGTTCCCTTTCATCAATGGACTCCTGACGTATATGAGGGTTCACCTACTCCTGTAGTAGCTTTTTTATCTGTTGGTTCAAAAACAGCGGGCTTTGCATTTGCGATAAGAATATTAAGCACAACTTTCTCTTCTTTTGACGAAGAATGGAAACTTTTATTTACCATTTTGGCAATATTGAGCATGGCTCTAGGAAATGTTGTAGCTCTAGCTCAAACCTCAATGAAAAGGATGCTAGCTTACAGTTCTATTGGACAAGCAGGATTTGTAATGATTGGAATAGTATCTGGCACACAAGATGGTTTATCAGCTGCTGTTTTATATTTGGCTGCATATTTATTTATGAATTTGGGTGCATTTTCTTGTGTAATACTTTTCTCACTAAGAACTGGTTCTGACAGAATTCTTGATTACTCAGGACTTTACCAAAAAGATCCTCTCATTACATTAGGCTTAAGCCTTTGTCTTCTATCACTTGGAGGTTTACCTCCAATGTTGGGATTTTTTGGAAAAATATACTTGTTCTTTGCAGGTTGGGCCAATCATCAATATCTACTAGTTATTGTTGGATTAGTAACTTCAGTTATATCTATTTATTACTACATTTCAGTGATAAAAATGATGGTAGTTAAAGAACCACAGGAAGCTTCTGAAATAGTCAAATCATATCCTGAAATTAATTGGGGAATTGAAGGATTACCTCCCTTGAGAATTGCACTTTACACTTGCGTAGCGGTAACTGCTCTTGGAGGAATCCTATCTAATCCTCTTTTTAAATTAGCCAATACAGCAGTTTCAGAAACTCCTTTTTTACAAGATATTATTGCTATAGCAAACAATATTTCCTAG